The proteins below come from a single Gemmatimonadaceae bacterium genomic window:
- a CDS encoding exo-alpha-sialidase has translation MARRGGRGKEARAVAHWAIIALMSGSGCTRSAPESRAPAEQPAREVAPGVVSTGHQFMVSIAPDGGTLLTVERRFPVAGGPPTLVILESRRGPDGTWQRPDTATFSGRWRDIDPAFAPDGRRVWFNSVRPAPGRDSTRADFDIWYVDRAANGWGEPQRLPAPINTTSGEFFATVTRSGTLYFTVAQTVPVRKSWIVRSRPLAGGGWAAPETLTVVNEPPETASNPFIAPDESWLVFLAERPDGFGDSDLYVSERRGRSWSPPRNLGPRVNTALAEFAPSVSTDGRMLYFTRMRRGPGGNPVEERLYEVAFDQR, from the coding sequence ATGGCACGACGAGGCGGCAGGGGGAAAGAAGCACGCGCGGTCGCCCACTGGGCAATCATTGCGTTGATGTCGGGCAGCGGCTGCACGCGCAGCGCGCCGGAGTCGAGGGCGCCTGCGGAGCAACCGGCCCGCGAGGTTGCGCCCGGCGTCGTGTCGACCGGGCACCAGTTCATGGTGTCGATCGCGCCCGACGGTGGTACGCTGCTGACCGTCGAGCGGCGGTTTCCTGTCGCGGGTGGGCCGCCAACTCTGGTCATTCTCGAATCACGTCGCGGCCCCGACGGGACGTGGCAGCGGCCTGACACGGCGACGTTTTCCGGTCGCTGGCGGGATATCGACCCGGCGTTCGCACCCGATGGGCGGCGCGTGTGGTTCAACTCCGTGCGGCCGGCGCCCGGTCGCGACTCCACCCGCGCCGACTTCGACATCTGGTATGTCGATCGAGCAGCGAATGGATGGGGCGAGCCTCAGCGGCTCCCCGCACCGATAAACACCACGAGTGGCGAGTTCTTTGCCACCGTGACGCGGAGCGGCACGCTCTACTTCACCGTGGCCCAGACTGTCCCGGTGCGGAAGTCATGGATCGTGCGGTCGCGTCCGCTGGCGGGAGGGGGTTGGGCCGCACCGGAGACGCTCACGGTGGTCAACGAGCCACCCGAAACGGCGTCGAATCCGTTCATTGCGCCCGACGAGTCGTGGCTGGTGTTCCTCGCCGAGCGCCCCGACGGATTCGGCGACTCGGATCTGTACGTCAGCGAGCGACGTGGCCGGAGCTGGAGCCCGCCCCGCAACCTCGGGCCGAGGGTGAACACCGCGCTGGCCGAGTTCGCGCCGAGTGTGAGCACGGACGGTCGAATGCTGTACTTCACGCGAATGCGACGCGGGCCGGGCGGGAATCCGGTCGAAGAGCGGCTATACGAGGTCGCGTTCGATCAGCGTTGA
- a CDS encoding LytTR family transcriptional regulator, which translates to MPTRRAHEGLPGMRVLLAGAVLGMAALTLQILVVHGLGGRGTPVWHAAGWAIATIGVWVPVTMFAFVLARGMVTGRGRPVTRLLGMLALAFGCVIAASALRAFIDPLLPQAAQQTVPSLELFGRFLARWSGPGLLIALAVVALPWLTARFDSAPSTEQATPVTFAERMEGSTLSTLVVRIGDRSVPVAVADLLWISAAGNYAELHGPRGRQLARITMSELERRLDPTRFVRVHRSSIIALDAVREVRRNGGSVEVVLSNGQAIALSRLGRKALEERLGRRG; encoded by the coding sequence ATGCCAACGCGACGCGCACACGAGGGATTGCCGGGCATGCGCGTGCTGCTCGCCGGTGCAGTGCTCGGCATGGCCGCTCTCACACTCCAGATCCTCGTCGTCCACGGTCTCGGAGGTCGCGGCACACCGGTGTGGCACGCCGCTGGATGGGCCATCGCCACCATTGGCGTGTGGGTTCCCGTCACCATGTTTGCCTTCGTTCTTGCGCGCGGCATGGTGACCGGGCGTGGCAGGCCTGTAACCCGACTCCTCGGGATGCTGGCACTCGCCTTCGGCTGTGTGATCGCCGCGTCCGCCCTGCGCGCGTTCATCGATCCGTTGTTGCCGCAGGCAGCGCAACAGACCGTGCCGAGCCTCGAGCTGTTCGGGCGCTTCCTCGCGCGTTGGAGCGGCCCCGGCCTGCTGATCGCGCTCGCCGTGGTTGCGCTGCCGTGGCTGACGGCCCGTTTCGACTCCGCGCCATCGACCGAACAGGCGACGCCGGTCACGTTCGCCGAGCGCATGGAGGGCAGCACCCTGAGCACCCTCGTCGTGCGTATTGGCGATCGATCGGTGCCAGTGGCGGTTGCGGACCTTCTCTGGATTTCCGCAGCCGGGAACTACGCCGAGCTGCACGGGCCGCGCGGCCGGCAGCTGGCGCGCATCACGATGTCGGAGCTGGAGCGTCGACTCGACCCGACTCGCTTCGTGCGTGTGCATCGCTCGTCGATCATCGCCCTCGACGCCGTCCGCGAGGTGCGACGGAACGGCGGATCGGTCGAGGTCGTGTTGTCCAACGGCCAGGCCATTGCCTTGAGTCGACTGGGTCGCAAGGCACTCGAAGAGCGGTTGGGTCGACGCGGCTGA
- a CDS encoding DUF3883 domain-containing protein codes for MLEDEASGRRYSKAEHRRQLGPLLNGRSPQAIEFKHCNVSAALRDLGFPSIDGYKPRSNYQRQLVDELRDQLQRHPSLLDTLTRVASSPAVAPDVRDILSVVVPAPKRERSPDSWHERPTVLVAPGAFAAAEASNRSLGQTGEAFVVAFERARLFAAGQRRLADRVEQVSVTRGDGLGYDVLSYETSGRERLIEVKTTKFSRYTPFLITRNEVRCSEEHAEHYSLYRVFDMRGTPRMFQLDGAVSQTAFLDPVQYLGRAR; via the coding sequence ATGCTCGAGGACGAGGCGTCGGGGCGTCGGTACTCCAAGGCGGAGCACCGGCGTCAGTTGGGCCCCTTGCTCAACGGAAGGTCGCCCCAGGCGATCGAGTTCAAGCACTGCAATGTCAGCGCTGCGCTCAGGGACCTTGGCTTCCCATCGATCGACGGCTACAAGCCGCGCTCCAACTACCAGCGTCAGCTGGTCGACGAGCTGCGAGATCAGCTCCAGCGGCATCCGTCGCTCCTGGACACGCTGACGCGTGTCGCGTCTTCGCCTGCCGTTGCGCCCGACGTACGCGACATTCTTTCGGTGGTTGTTCCCGCACCAAAGCGAGAACGATCGCCGGATAGTTGGCACGAGCGACCAACCGTACTCGTAGCACCGGGAGCTTTCGCGGCAGCCGAGGCATCCAACAGGTCGCTTGGACAGACTGGTGAGGCGTTCGTGGTCGCCTTCGAGCGGGCGCGACTCTTCGCCGCCGGCCAACGACGGCTCGCCGATCGCGTCGAGCAGGTGAGCGTCACGCGAGGCGATGGGCTCGGCTATGACGTGCTCTCGTACGAGACGTCCGGGCGTGAGCGACTCATCGAGGTCAAGACCACGAAGTTCAGCCGGTACACGCCGTTCCTGATCACGCGCAACGAGGTGCGGTGCTCCGAGGAACACGCCGAGCACTATTCGTTGTACCGCGTCTTCGACATGCGGGGCACACCGCGCATGTTCCAGCTCGACGGTGCCGTCTCTCAGACGGCGTTCCTCGATCCGGTGCAGTACCTGGGCCGCGCGCGGTAG
- a CDS encoding glycosyl hydrolase encodes MRLSEVIRSRAMATVVVLVPLVVGGQATRPASRTISPAPTALFNPDTSQFNALRWREIGPPRGGRSPAVGGSQQRPYEYWMGTTGGGVYKTTDGGMNWSPASDRYFGGSIGALAVDQQNPDVVWVGGGETDIRGNVAAGDGLWKTNDGGRTWRLLGFKDEHISAIRIHPTNASVAWIGVFGDPFKSGPRGVYKTTDGGQTFNRVLYVNDSTGVIDIAMDLQNPEVVYAAMWQAWRKPWGMSSGGIHSGIYKTTDGGTTWANLHKTARGLPQGMIGKIGIAVSPVKPSLVWALIEHDSGGVYRSSDAGQTWSYINRERKLRQRAWYYSHIIADTRDTNVVYGLNVGFFRSRDGGRTFPQAITVPHGDNHDLWIAPDNPQRMVQGNDGGANVSYNGGQTWTDQEFPTAQFYHISTTNEWPYKICGAQQDNSTLCGPSRKDGQIVMADWYDAGGCESGYIAAHPLRPNITFAGCYGGTLERRDRETGFTRDVTVYPRNPMGHSSEDIKIRFNWTFPIVFSRHNPNVLYAAGSQLFRSTNEGESWTAASPELARRDPMTMGPSGGPITKDQTGVETYGIIFAFDESPVTPGLLWAGTDDGLIYISRNNGAQWTNVTPPDIGDFTRVSIIEPSRYAAGTAYVAANRYALGDKTPIFYRTTDYGKTWTKIVNGIAPDHFARVIREDPVRRGLLFAGTERGVYVSFDDGRQWQSLRKNLPLVPIHDLAIKDNDLIAAAHGRSFWVLDDISSLRQLTPDLITADAHLYKPVDAYRTQWGGGGFGGGGGGGGANQVGANPRSGAVLYYTLRQPNQRVTLDFMDARGEVIQSFSSEQSPEAAADSVTRAQAREAAIDSLTRGGLSRDSASRVVATRPQVPTAGLGPQRARVPNRAGLNTFAWNLRYPDAVTFDNLIMWAGSVTGPVAPPGTYSVRLTAGGTTQVQTFRVRKDPRSTATDADLLAQFRFLIAIRDKTSEANNAVRMVRNMRWNVGDRTGKLTGGPAQEFKALADGMMGELTAAEQEAYQTKNESNQDPLNFPIKLNNEIAGVANYASQGEYRPTQQQLQVFNTLSGELDVHLKAIKASMDANLPKLNAILRAAGLQELRPSTEEIKPQRSNVAM; translated from the coding sequence ATGCGGCTCTCCGAAGTGATCCGGTCTCGCGCAATGGCGACCGTGGTCGTCCTGGTTCCCCTGGTCGTTGGCGGACAGGCGACGCGGCCGGCATCGCGAACCATCTCGCCCGCGCCAACCGCGCTGTTCAACCCTGACACGAGTCAGTTCAACGCGCTCAGGTGGCGCGAGATCGGCCCACCACGTGGTGGCCGGTCTCCGGCGGTCGGGGGCTCGCAGCAGCGCCCATACGAATACTGGATGGGCACGACCGGCGGTGGCGTCTACAAGACGACCGATGGCGGGATGAACTGGTCGCCAGCCAGCGATCGGTACTTCGGCGGAAGCATCGGAGCGCTCGCGGTCGACCAGCAGAACCCGGATGTGGTGTGGGTGGGTGGCGGCGAGACGGACATCCGCGGGAACGTGGCGGCCGGCGATGGCCTGTGGAAGACGAACGACGGCGGGCGCACCTGGCGACTGCTCGGCTTCAAGGATGAGCACATCTCGGCGATCCGCATCCATCCCACCAACGCCAGCGTGGCCTGGATCGGCGTGTTCGGCGATCCGTTCAAGTCGGGGCCGCGCGGCGTCTACAAGACCACGGACGGTGGACAGACCTTCAATCGCGTGCTCTACGTCAACGATTCGACCGGCGTCATCGACATCGCGATGGACCTGCAGAACCCCGAGGTCGTCTACGCGGCGATGTGGCAGGCCTGGCGTAAGCCGTGGGGCATGTCATCGGGCGGGATCCACTCGGGCATCTACAAGACAACAGATGGCGGGACCACGTGGGCCAACCTGCACAAGACCGCCCGCGGGCTCCCGCAAGGGATGATCGGCAAGATCGGAATTGCCGTATCGCCCGTGAAGCCGAGTCTCGTGTGGGCGCTGATCGAACACGACTCCGGCGGTGTGTACCGCTCGAGTGATGCCGGTCAGACGTGGTCCTACATCAATCGGGAGCGCAAGCTGCGACAGCGGGCGTGGTACTACTCGCACATCATCGCCGACACCCGGGACACCAACGTGGTGTACGGCCTCAACGTCGGCTTCTTCCGTTCGCGCGACGGTGGGCGGACGTTCCCGCAGGCCATCACCGTCCCGCACGGCGACAACCACGACCTGTGGATCGCCCCGGACAATCCGCAGCGCATGGTGCAGGGGAACGACGGTGGAGCGAACGTGAGCTACAACGGCGGGCAGACGTGGACCGATCAGGAGTTCCCGACGGCGCAGTTCTACCACATCTCCACGACCAACGAGTGGCCCTACAAGATCTGTGGCGCGCAGCAGGACAACTCGACGCTGTGCGGGCCGAGCCGGAAGGACGGCCAGATCGTGATGGCCGACTGGTATGACGCCGGCGGCTGCGAATCGGGGTACATCGCGGCGCACCCTCTGCGGCCGAACATCACGTTCGCCGGCTGCTACGGCGGCACGCTCGAGCGTCGCGACCGCGAGACGGGCTTCACGCGTGACGTCACCGTGTACCCGAGGAACCCGATGGGTCACTCGTCGGAGGACATCAAGATCCGGTTCAACTGGACGTTCCCGATCGTGTTCTCGCGCCACAACCCGAACGTGCTGTACGCCGCGGGTTCGCAGCTCTTCCGCTCGACGAACGAAGGCGAGAGCTGGACGGCGGCGTCGCCGGAACTGGCGCGGCGTGACCCGATGACGATGGGGCCGAGCGGCGGTCCGATCACCAAGGACCAGACGGGCGTGGAGACCTACGGAATCATCTTTGCCTTTGACGAATCGCCGGTGACGCCCGGACTGCTGTGGGCGGGCACGGACGACGGACTGATCTACATCAGCCGGAACAACGGCGCGCAGTGGACCAACGTCACGCCGCCCGACATTGGCGACTTTACGCGCGTTTCGATCATCGAGCCGTCGCGCTATGCCGCTGGCACGGCGTACGTTGCCGCCAACCGCTACGCGTTAGGCGACAAGACGCCGATCTTCTACCGTACGACGGACTACGGAAAGACCTGGACGAAGATCGTGAACGGCATCGCGCCCGACCACTTTGCGCGTGTGATCCGTGAAGACCCCGTGCGTCGCGGCCTGCTGTTCGCCGGCACCGAGCGCGGCGTGTACGTGTCGTTCGACGACGGACGGCAGTGGCAGTCGCTGCGCAAGAACCTTCCGCTCGTCCCGATCCACGATCTGGCCATCAAGGACAACGACCTGATCGCGGCCGCGCACGGGCGCTCCTTCTGGGTGCTGGACGACATCTCGTCGCTCCGCCAGCTCACGCCGGATCTGATCACGGCGGACGCGCATCTCTACAAGCCGGTGGACGCCTATCGCACGCAATGGGGCGGCGGCGGCTTCGGTGGCGGCGGTGGCGGTGGCGGCGCCAATCAGGTTGGCGCCAACCCGCGCAGCGGCGCCGTGCTCTACTACACGCTGCGGCAGCCCAACCAGCGCGTGACGCTGGACTTCATGGATGCCCGGGGCGAAGTGATCCAGTCGTTCTCGAGCGAGCAGAGCCCGGAGGCCGCGGCCGACAGCGTGACGCGCGCGCAGGCGCGCGAGGCGGCAATCGATTCGCTCACACGCGGCGGGCTGTCGCGTGACAGCGCATCGCGCGTGGTGGCGACGCGACCCCAGGTCCCAACCGCAGGCCTCGGTCCTCAGCGCGCGCGAGTGCCCAATCGTGCAGGCCTCAACACGTTTGCGTGGAATCTCCGATATCCCGACGCGGTCACGTTCGACAACCTCATCATGTGGGCGGGAAGCGTGACCGGACCGGTCGCACCTCCAGGCACGTATTCGGTGCGGCTGACCGCCGGCGGCACGACGCAGGTCCAGACGTTCCGCGTGCGCAAGGATCCCCGCTCCACGGCGACCGACGCCGATCTGCTGGCGCAGTTCCGTTTTCTCATCGCGATCCGCGACAAGACGTCGGAGGCAAACAATGCGGTGCGCATGGTGCGCAACATGCGCTGGAACGTGGGCGACCGGACCGGCAAGCTCACCGGTGGGCCGGCGCAGGAGTTCAAGGCGCTCGCGGATGGCATGATGGGCGAGCTGACGGCCGCCGAGCAGGAGGCCTACCAGACGAAGAATGAGAGCAATCAGGATCCGCTGAACTTCCCGATCAAGCTCAACAACGAAATCGCCGGCGTAGCGAACTACGCGTCGCAGGGCGAATACCGCCCTACGCAGCAGCAACTACAGGTGTTCAACACGCTCTCCGGCGAGCTGGACGTACACCTCAAGGCCATCAAGGCTTCGATGGACGCAAATCTGCCAAAGCTGAACGCGATCCTCCGTGCCGCCGGGCTGCAGGAACTCCGACCCAGCACTGAAGAGATCAAGCCGCAGCGCAGCAACGTGGCGATGTAG
- a CDS encoding FadR family transcriptional regulator: MSSSFHPELRRGMADRLASRIKAMIRDGGFQQGDRLPAILEMARRFGVGHPTIREALKKLETTGWVEIRHGSGVYVLRNEDVLLVASPDFSGQVTRKLLLDLIRTRMLLEPHVVEGAAHHAKPEDIAEMRRVLAEAGEHLDDGVVQHATNARFHRSIAAASGNAVFAQLIDVLVELFIEEQRLILDLVSRERHHEEHLGILAAIEARDGALGKERMLSHLRGVEDALERLGPPPPEVAGQT; this comes from the coding sequence ATGAGCAGTTCGTTCCATCCGGAACTCAGGCGCGGAATGGCCGACCGCCTGGCCAGCCGGATCAAGGCGATGATTCGCGATGGCGGTTTTCAGCAAGGGGACCGGCTGCCCGCGATTCTCGAGATGGCGCGGCGTTTTGGCGTGGGCCACCCGACGATCCGCGAAGCGCTCAAGAAGCTGGAGACGACGGGCTGGGTGGAGATCCGGCACGGCTCCGGCGTGTACGTGCTCCGCAACGAAGACGTCCTGCTGGTGGCAAGTCCGGATTTCTCCGGCCAGGTGACGCGCAAGCTCCTGCTGGACCTGATCCGCACGCGCATGCTGCTCGAACCGCATGTGGTGGAGGGCGCCGCGCATCATGCCAAGCCCGAGGACATCGCGGAGATGCGGCGAGTGCTCGCCGAGGCCGGCGAGCACCTGGACGACGGCGTCGTGCAGCATGCCACCAACGCCCGGTTCCATCGATCGATTGCCGCCGCCTCGGGCAACGCGGTCTTCGCGCAACTGATCGACGTGCTGGTCGAGCTCTTCATTGAAGAACAACGACTGATCCTCGACCTGGTGTCGCGGGAGCGCCACCACGAGGAGCACCTCGGCATTCTCGCGGCGATCGAGGCACGGGACGGCGCGCTCGGGAAGGAGCGCATGCTGAGCCACCTTCGGGGCGTCGAAGACGCGCTGGAGCGACTCGGCCCACCACCCCCAGAGGTTGCCGGACAGACTTGA
- a CDS encoding multicopper oxidase domain-containing protein translates to MPHPSRLHGRGRRVLSHKCVRATNLVWTDTVRLRVGSTVELLVEVSNRGKWMMPCHITEHLRAGMTGVFTVE, encoded by the coding sequence ATGCCGCACCCGAGTCGCCTGCACGGACGAGGGCGCAGGGTGCTCTCGCACAAATGCGTTCGGGCGACCAATCTTGTGTGGACGGATACGGTACGTCTTCGGGTGGGCTCCACGGTCGAGCTGCTGGTGGAAGTGTCGAACCGGGGGAAGTGGATGATGCCCTGCCACATCACCGAGCACCTGCGAGCCGGGATGACGGGGGTGTTCACGGTCGAGTGA